A single region of the Variovorax paradoxus genome encodes:
- a CDS encoding S9 family peptidase, with protein MTQPFSVEDLYLHQKVQDLHCAPGLELAACAVSSVDRENDSYISCIWTFALDGSAPLQLTRGPGRDESPRWSPDGTRLAFLSNRGGSPQVHLIRREGGEAWQLGGFPQSVSNLRWAPDGKSLVVAAAVKTDPDLRGARANGKPPETRKCMPEVAWRLPYKEDGVGYLLQREFHLFRLDAASGRHTQLTDGAFDVLAFDVSPDGKHIAFSRTREGRFAHCNDLWVCDADGRNARRLTHEHAIVMQPCWSPDGRHIAFTGAREEGDAEPRLWIAEAASGKVRGLCEDTVDVADPGSVQWTSDGSCLVFTRAHRGRHQIVALDVARESLRVLAGGDRQLGVFGCTERHFVYSVDHPSLPSELWTRPRGEEESGTGEPGRERQLSRLNPWWHDRPGIEVRAMEFEVPDGLGGTEHIEGWLLRAPGSTQPQPLLNDVHGGPASYALLDFDTNVFWQVLCARGWAVLALNAVGSASYGREFCRRLAGHWGRHDLPQHLAALRQLRADGVSDGRVAISGKSYGGYLSGFATGNSDAFAAAVVMAPVGNIETHYGTSDGGYYADPFYMASSPVFDRKLAARLSPLQHIEKSATPTLFMQGKEDERCPKCQSEELFVSLARAGDTPAELVLYPGETHGFLGSGAPSCREDAAKRIIEWVVRYTEPFDAPPLDEERAQEPEGESLR; from the coding sequence ATGACGCAACCCTTCAGCGTTGAAGACCTCTACCTCCACCAGAAGGTCCAGGATCTTCATTGCGCGCCAGGCCTCGAGCTCGCTGCCTGCGCCGTCTCCTCGGTCGATCGGGAGAACGACAGCTACATCTCCTGCATCTGGACCTTCGCGCTGGATGGCTCGGCCCCCTTGCAGCTCACGCGCGGCCCCGGGCGGGACGAGTCGCCGCGCTGGTCGCCGGACGGCACACGGCTCGCATTCCTGTCGAACCGCGGCGGCTCGCCGCAGGTCCACCTGATCCGGCGCGAGGGCGGAGAGGCATGGCAGCTCGGAGGCTTTCCGCAGAGCGTTTCCAACCTGCGGTGGGCGCCCGACGGCAAGTCGCTGGTCGTTGCGGCGGCCGTGAAGACAGATCCCGACCTGCGCGGTGCGCGCGCCAACGGCAAACCGCCCGAAACGCGCAAATGCATGCCCGAAGTGGCGTGGCGGCTTCCCTACAAGGAAGATGGCGTGGGCTATCTGCTGCAGCGCGAGTTTCACCTGTTCCGGCTCGATGCGGCGAGCGGGCGGCACACCCAGCTGACGGACGGCGCTTTCGACGTGCTTGCATTCGATGTTTCGCCGGACGGGAAGCACATTGCCTTTTCACGCACGCGCGAAGGGCGCTTTGCGCATTGCAACGATCTCTGGGTGTGCGATGCGGACGGCCGCAACGCGCGGCGACTGACGCATGAGCACGCCATCGTGATGCAGCCTTGCTGGTCGCCCGATGGGCGCCACATTGCCTTTACCGGTGCGCGCGAAGAAGGCGATGCCGAGCCCCGGTTGTGGATTGCCGAAGCGGCCTCGGGAAAGGTGCGGGGCCTCTGCGAGGACACGGTGGACGTGGCCGACCCCGGTTCGGTTCAATGGACCTCCGACGGCAGCTGCCTGGTGTTCACGCGGGCGCATCGCGGGCGACACCAGATCGTCGCGCTCGACGTGGCGCGCGAGTCGCTGCGGGTGCTCGCCGGCGGTGACCGGCAGCTGGGGGTCTTCGGCTGCACCGAGCGGCATTTCGTCTACAGCGTGGACCATCCCTCGCTGCCCAGCGAACTGTGGACGCGGCCGCGCGGCGAAGAAGAAAGCGGCACCGGCGAGCCGGGCCGGGAACGCCAGCTGAGCCGCTTGAATCCCTGGTGGCACGACCGCCCGGGCATCGAGGTGCGCGCAATGGAGTTCGAGGTGCCGGACGGCCTCGGCGGCACCGAACACATCGAGGGCTGGCTGCTTCGGGCGCCCGGCAGCACGCAGCCTCAGCCGTTGTTGAACGATGTGCACGGCGGGCCTGCAAGCTACGCGCTGCTCGACTTCGACACCAACGTCTTCTGGCAGGTGCTGTGCGCCAGGGGCTGGGCGGTGCTTGCGCTGAACGCCGTGGGCTCGGCCAGCTATGGCCGCGAGTTCTGCCGGCGGCTTGCGGGGCACTGGGGCAGGCACGACTTGCCGCAGCACCTCGCGGCGCTAAGGCAGCTGCGCGCCGATGGCGTGTCGGACGGCCGGGTGGCCATCTCGGGCAAGTCGTATGGCGGCTATCTGAGCGGCTTTGCCACCGGCAACTCCGACGCATTCGCCGCCGCGGTGGTGATGGCGCCTGTCGGCAACATCGAGACCCACTACGGCACCTCGGACGGCGGCTACTACGCCGACCCGTTCTACATGGCCAGCTCTCCGGTGTTCGACCGCAAGCTTGCCGCCAGGCTGTCCCCGCTGCAGCACATCGAAAAGTCGGCGACCCCCACGCTTTTCATGCAAGGCAAGGAAGATGAACGCTGCCCGAAGTGCCAGTCGGAAGAGCTGTTCGTGTCTCTTGCGCGCGCGGGCGACACGCCGGCGGAGCTGGTGCTCTACCCGGGCGAGACGCACGGCTTCCTGGGCAGCGGTGCGCCTTCGTGCCGGGAAGACGCGGCAAAGCGGATCATCGAATGGGTCGTTCGCTACACCGAGCCTTTCGACGCGCCGCCGCTCGACGAAGAAAGAGCGCAAGAGCCGGAGGGAGAGAGCCTTCGATGA
- a CDS encoding response regulator: MRVFLAEDDAAMREHLGQVLRAIPRLEIVFAAATEEEAIGWLDTHPQDWDLALIDLFLERGHGFNILRRCAVRSSHQQVVLMSNYARDPVRERAAETGADAFFDKTTEITALIDFCIEAGRSLHPHPGQEGTHMR, encoded by the coding sequence ATGAGAGTTTTCCTGGCGGAAGACGATGCCGCCATGCGCGAGCATCTCGGACAAGTCTTGCGGGCGATTCCGCGGCTGGAGATCGTATTTGCCGCGGCGACGGAAGAAGAGGCCATCGGCTGGCTGGATACGCACCCGCAGGATTGGGACCTGGCGCTGATCGACCTTTTCCTGGAGCGCGGCCACGGCTTCAACATCTTGCGGCGCTGCGCGGTGCGTTCTTCGCACCAGCAGGTGGTTCTGATGTCGAACTATGCGCGCGACCCTGTACGGGAACGTGCGGCCGAAACAGGTGCCGATGCGTTCTTCGACAAGACCACCGAGATCACTGCGCTCATCGACTTTTGTATCGAGGCGGGCAGGTCGTTGCATCCGCACCCGGGGCAAGAAGGGACACACATGCGGTAA
- a CDS encoding manganese catalase family protein codes for MFSHNKRLQYTVRVSETNPGLANLMLEQFGGPQGELAAACRYFTQAVGEDDPGRKDMLFDIATEELSHLEVIGTIVAMLNKGAKGRLAEGVDAEAEAFRSITGAGNDSHVTQVLYGGGPALVNSAGVPWTAAYIDTIGEPTADLRSNIAAEARAKIVYERLINLTDDPGVKEALGFLMTREIAHQKSFEKALYAIQPNFPPGKLPGMPEFTKVYFDMSKGGEVRGPWNQGEKWDYASDPKQQMAVDGGSGEPSVQLTAEDQAAVEAMATRTASDPTGNPPTGAELGMSDDAILDELATELGKPKV; via the coding sequence ATGTTCTCTCACAACAAGCGACTGCAATACACCGTGCGCGTCAGCGAGACCAATCCCGGCCTTGCCAATCTCATGCTCGAACAGTTCGGCGGCCCTCAGGGCGAGCTGGCCGCGGCCTGCCGCTATTTCACGCAGGCCGTCGGCGAGGACGATCCTGGCCGCAAGGACATGCTGTTCGACATTGCCACTGAAGAGCTGAGCCACCTGGAAGTCATCGGCACCATCGTCGCCATGCTCAACAAGGGCGCCAAGGGCCGCCTTGCCGAAGGGGTGGACGCCGAGGCGGAGGCTTTCCGCAGCATCACGGGTGCGGGCAACGACAGCCACGTGACGCAGGTGCTCTACGGCGGCGGCCCCGCGCTGGTCAACTCGGCGGGCGTACCGTGGACGGCCGCCTACATCGACACCATCGGCGAGCCCACGGCCGACTTGCGCTCCAACATCGCGGCGGAAGCGCGCGCCAAGATCGTCTATGAGCGGCTCATCAACCTGACGGACGATCCGGGTGTGAAGGAGGCGCTGGGCTTTCTGATGACGCGCGAGATTGCGCACCAGAAGTCATTCGAGAAGGCGCTCTACGCAATCCAGCCCAACTTCCCGCCGGGCAAGCTGCCGGGCATGCCTGAGTTCACCAAGGTCTACTTCGACATGTCCAAGGGCGGCGAGGTACGCGGGCCCTGGAACCAGGGCGAAAAATGGGACTACGCCAGCGATCCGAAGCAGCAGATGGCAGTGGACGGTGGCTCTGGCGAGCCCAGCGTGCAGCTCACCGCCGAAGACCAGGCGGCGGTGGAGGCCATGGCCACGCGCACGGCTTCAGACCCGACCGGCAATCCGCCAACGGGTGCGGAGCTGGGCATGTCGGACGATGCCATCCTCGACGAGCTGGCCACCGAGCTGGGCAAGCCCAAGGTGTAG
- a CDS encoding NAD(P)/FAD-dependent oxidoreductase, producing MQDHSEPIADAVVVGGGPAGLMAAIYLARFRRSVVLVDAGQSRIEKIPRSHNYPGFVGGIPGAQVRDMLRAQLRSYPVRITQAFVERAERTPDGFRLDTQEGPIAGRRVLLATGVTDIPPAMPHVRAALDAGALRYCPVCDAYEVVGKAVGVYANGPAGVAEAIYLRHFSADITLFMAQGGPGLAEEERSRLAEAGIRWNDAPVDAIRRSGERVELTHAGTRTLCDTLYCALGLTVHSQLAVALGASVDDTGYVHVDAHHATTVPGLYAAGDVSAGLNQIAVAMGGAAIAASAIHRELGRDWPARAGT from the coding sequence GTGCAGGACCATTCCGAACCCATCGCCGATGCGGTCGTTGTCGGCGGTGGGCCGGCCGGGCTCATGGCGGCCATCTACCTGGCCCGCTTCCGGCGCTCGGTGGTGCTGGTCGATGCGGGCCAGAGCAGGATCGAGAAGATCCCGCGCTCGCACAACTATCCCGGCTTCGTTGGAGGAATACCGGGTGCGCAGGTGCGCGACATGCTGCGGGCTCAGCTGCGCAGCTATCCGGTCCGCATCACCCAAGCCTTTGTCGAGCGGGCGGAGCGCACGCCGGACGGTTTTCGCCTGGACACCCAGGAGGGGCCCATTGCGGGCAGGCGGGTGCTGCTTGCCACCGGCGTAACGGATATTCCACCCGCCATGCCGCACGTGCGCGCCGCGCTGGACGCCGGCGCGCTGCGCTATTGCCCGGTGTGCGATGCCTACGAGGTGGTCGGCAAGGCCGTCGGCGTGTATGCCAACGGCCCGGCCGGCGTGGCGGAAGCAATCTACCTTCGGCACTTCAGTGCCGACATCACACTGTTCATGGCGCAGGGCGGACCCGGCCTTGCTGAGGAAGAACGCAGCCGCCTGGCCGAGGCCGGCATTCGGTGGAACGACGCGCCGGTGGACGCCATACGAAGAAGCGGCGAACGCGTCGAACTGACGCATGCAGGCACCCGCACGCTATGCGACACGCTCTACTGCGCGCTGGGCCTGACCGTGCATTCGCAGCTTGCAGTGGCCCTTGGTGCATCGGTCGACGACACGGGTTACGTCCACGTCGATGCCCATCATGCGACGACCGTGCCGGGCCTGTATGCGGCGGGCGATGTGTCCGCCGGCCTCAACCAGATTGCGGTGGCCATGGGTGGCGCGGCCATTGCGGCCTCGGCCATTCACCGCGAACTCGGGCGCGACTGGCCGGCGCGTGCCGGCACTTGA
- a CDS encoding zinc-dependent alcohol dehydrogenase, translated as MLAMNYRGPYRIRAVHKPEPEIEHPGDAIVRVTRSCICGSDLHLYHGLVPDTRIGSTFGHEFTGVVEEVGSAVQHLKPGDHVLVPFNIFCGSCYFCQKELYGNCHSTNPEATAVGGIFGYSHTAGGYDGGQAEYVRVPMADVGPTVIPADMDLDDAVLLTDALPTGYQAAEMGGIREGDTVVIFGAGPIGIFAAKSAWLLGAGRVIVVDHVEYRLEFVRSYAQCEVIDFKQVGDMAIHIKKMTDGLGADVCIDCVGCEAAGNFAQTLLGVKLKLQGGAATVLHWCINSVRKGGTVSIVGVYGPTFNAVPIGNAVNKGLTLRMNQASVKRHLPRLIEHIQAGRLEPRRVISHRIDLRDVADAYHIFSSKLDNCIKTVLVPPGMVRETTTAAASL; from the coding sequence ATGCTGGCAATGAACTACCGCGGCCCCTACAGGATTCGCGCGGTGCACAAGCCCGAACCCGAGATCGAGCATCCCGGCGACGCCATCGTGCGGGTGACGCGCTCATGCATTTGCGGGTCCGATCTGCACCTGTACCACGGCCTGGTGCCAGACACGCGCATCGGCTCCACCTTCGGGCATGAGTTCACGGGCGTGGTCGAAGAGGTGGGCTCGGCGGTGCAGCACTTGAAACCGGGCGACCACGTGCTGGTGCCGTTCAACATCTTCTGCGGCAGCTGCTACTTCTGCCAGAAGGAACTGTACGGCAATTGCCACTCGACCAACCCCGAGGCCACGGCGGTGGGCGGCATCTTCGGCTACTCGCACACGGCGGGCGGCTACGACGGCGGGCAGGCCGAATACGTGCGCGTGCCCATGGCGGACGTGGGGCCCACCGTCATTCCGGCCGACATGGACCTGGATGATGCCGTGCTGCTGACCGACGCATTGCCCACCGGCTACCAGGCCGCCGAGATGGGCGGCATACGCGAGGGCGACACGGTGGTGATCTTCGGCGCGGGGCCGATCGGCATCTTCGCGGCCAAGTCGGCCTGGCTGCTGGGCGCGGGCCGCGTGATCGTGGTGGACCATGTCGAGTACCGGCTGGAGTTCGTGCGCTCGTACGCGCAGTGCGAGGTCATCGACTTCAAGCAGGTGGGCGACATGGCGATCCACATCAAGAAGATGACCGACGGCCTCGGTGCCGATGTGTGCATCGACTGCGTGGGCTGCGAGGCGGCCGGCAACTTTGCGCAGACGCTGCTGGGCGTCAAGCTCAAGCTGCAGGGCGGTGCGGCCACGGTGCTGCACTGGTGCATCAATTCGGTTCGCAAGGGCGGCACCGTATCGATCGTCGGCGTCTACGGGCCCACCTTCAACGCGGTGCCCATCGGGAACGCGGTGAACAAGGGGCTCACGCTGCGCATGAACCAGGCCAGCGTGAAGCGGCATCTGCCGCGCCTCATCGAGCACATCCAGGCCGGCCGGCTGGAGCCGCGCCGCGTGATCTCGCACCGCATCGACCTGCGCGACGTGGCCGACGCGTATCACATCTTCTCGAGCAAGCTCGACAACTGCATCAAGACCGTGCTGGTGCCGCCGGGCATGGTGCGCGAAACCACCACCGCGGCCGCAAGCCTTTGA
- a CDS encoding ABC transporter ATP-binding protein, translating to MGVLQLRPRLRGRAQGGGSGARAEREPGATGRGGGSLNAAATTGASPLPGRPIAFLWHYVQRRRGAFGALLALIVAAAACSVGVQYGMKLIVDTMASEDRTSRAVWQWLGLFIVLIGAESAFWRLSGWLGCLTVVRTGVDVRLDLFRHLSGHSLEYFSRHLAGSLGNRITVTAGATGAIFGTLIWKILPPCVDFLGAVVVLCTIDIRMALTLIAFVAVVAGFMYFFGLRVRPLQQAFAEKASQVGGELVDVVSNIFTVMAFSAREREYRRLREAFGLEAQAQRRSWLFLEKARAFHDVCMWLMAGSMLIWAVEAWRAGENMAGDVVLISALTFRILHGSRELALSLVDASQHFGVIAEMLRVVTVPHEVSDRPHAPPFLPRAGTIVFDDVGFAYDHDRPVFEHLDLVIPAGQRLGVVGPSGAGKSTFIRLIGRIMDPTYGRILVDGVDISQVRQDSLRDAIGVVPQDVSLFHRSVMENLRYGNPDATNAQVVAAARHALCDDFIRALPHGYDTVVGERGARLSGGQRQRISIARAMLKNAPVLLLDEATSALDSRSEAEIQAALGRLMHGRTVVAVAHRLSTVANFDRIIVLVNGCVVEDGTPDELIELGGVYAELWSLQAEGQETP from the coding sequence ATGGGAGTACTACAACTCCGACCACGCCTTCGTGGCCGGGCGCAAGGCGGCGGAAGCGGCGCTCGGGCTGAACGCGAACCCGGCGCCACCGGCCGTGGCGGTGGCAGCCTGAACGCCGCGGCCACAACCGGCGCCTCCCCGCTGCCGGGCCGGCCCATCGCTTTCCTGTGGCACTACGTTCAGCGCCGGCGGGGGGCCTTCGGTGCGCTGCTCGCGCTGATCGTTGCCGCCGCCGCATGCTCGGTGGGCGTGCAGTACGGCATGAAGCTGATCGTCGACACGATGGCCAGTGAAGACCGCACCTCGCGCGCAGTGTGGCAGTGGCTCGGCCTGTTCATCGTGCTGATCGGCGCCGAAAGCGCCTTCTGGCGGCTGAGCGGCTGGCTCGGCTGCCTGACCGTGGTGCGCACGGGCGTGGACGTGCGGCTCGATCTGTTCCGGCATCTCTCAGGGCATTCGCTCGAGTATTTCTCGCGCCACCTCGCAGGCTCGCTCGGCAACCGCATCACGGTGACTGCCGGCGCCACCGGCGCCATTTTCGGCACGCTCATCTGGAAGATCCTGCCGCCCTGCGTCGATTTTCTGGGCGCGGTCGTGGTGCTGTGCACCATCGACATCCGCATGGCGCTCACGCTGATCGCCTTTGTGGCGGTGGTCGCGGGCTTCATGTATTTCTTCGGGCTGCGCGTGCGGCCCCTGCAGCAGGCGTTTGCCGAAAAGGCATCGCAGGTGGGCGGCGAGCTGGTGGACGTGGTCTCCAACATCTTTACCGTCATGGCCTTCTCGGCGCGCGAGCGCGAATACCGGCGGCTGCGCGAAGCCTTCGGCCTGGAGGCTCAAGCCCAGCGCCGCAGCTGGCTTTTTCTGGAAAAGGCCCGCGCCTTCCACGACGTGTGCATGTGGCTCATGGCGGGCTCGATGCTGATCTGGGCCGTGGAGGCCTGGCGCGCGGGGGAGAACATGGCGGGCGACGTGGTGCTGATCAGCGCGCTGACCTTTCGCATCCTGCATGGCTCGCGCGAGCTTGCTCTGTCGCTCGTCGATGCTTCGCAGCACTTCGGCGTGATTGCCGAAATGCTGCGCGTGGTGACGGTGCCGCACGAGGTTTCCGACAGGCCGCATGCGCCGCCCTTCCTGCCCCGCGCCGGTACCATCGTCTTCGACGACGTAGGCTTTGCCTATGACCATGACCGACCGGTCTTCGAGCATCTGGACCTCGTCATTCCGGCGGGGCAGCGGCTCGGCGTGGTGGGCCCATCGGGCGCAGGCAAGTCCACCTTCATCCGGCTGATCGGACGCATCATGGATCCGACCTATGGCCGCATCCTGGTCGACGGCGTCGACATTTCGCAGGTGCGGCAAGACAGCCTGCGCGACGCGATCGGCGTGGTTCCGCAGGATGTGTCGCTTTTTCACCGGAGCGTGATGGAGAACCTGCGCTACGGAAACCCCGATGCGACCAATGCGCAGGTCGTGGCCGCCGCGCGCCATGCCTTGTGCGACGACTTCATACGCGCCCTGCCGCACGGCTACGACACCGTCGTGGGCGAACGCGGCGCGCGCCTGTCTGGCGGCCAGCGCCAGCGCATCAGCATTGCGCGGGCCATGCTGAAGAATGCGCCGGTGCTGCTGCTGGACGAAGCCACGTCGGCACTCGACAGCCGCTCCGAGGCGGAAATACAGGCGGCGCTGGGGCGGCTCATGCATGGCCGCACGGTGGTGGCCGTGGCGCACAGGCTATCGACCGTGGCCAACTTCGACCGGATCATCGTGCTGGTCAACGGGTGCGTCGTCGAAGACGGCACGCCCGACGAACTCATCGAGCTCGGTGGCGTGTACGCCGAGCTCTGGAGCCTGCAGGCCGAAGGGCAGGAAACGCCCTGA